Proteins from a single region of Kluyveromyces lactis strain NRRL Y-1140 chromosome C complete sequence:
- the ADF1 gene encoding Adf1p (no similarity), whose translation MAKKQDNARSRKNGNSSFNHSDNKISKKHSMKNNMKSNKKKNQMQVRQLDKLDLSIADIVPNKAQKKPRSSASLEGQKVREHYKEDKEVVKKHDKEKKATEKKIEDQLELISGFSL comes from the coding sequence TCGAGGAAGAACGGTAACTCATCTTTCAATCATAGTGATAATAAGATTTCTAAAAAGCATAGCATGAAGAACAATATGAAATCtaacaagaagaaaaatcaaaTGCAAGTTAGACAGTTAGACAAGCTTGACTTGAGCATAGCGGACATTGTACCCAATAAAGCTCAAAAGAAACCGAGGTCATCTGCCAGTCTTGAAGGTCAAAAGGTCAGAGAGCATTATAAGGAAGACAAAGAGGTAGTAAAGAAGCAcgataaagaaaagaaggctactgaaaagaaaattgaagatcaGCTTGAGCTGATATCCGGCTTTTCTCTATAA